A region from the Medicago truncatula cultivar Jemalong A17 chromosome 6, MtrunA17r5.0-ANR, whole genome shotgun sequence genome encodes:
- the LOC25497016 gene encoding probable cation transporter HKT6, producing MHILNSFLKKLQHLCSTSLQRIACQTKSIFFLAACFCRFILLRANPLWVQIVYFTSLSTLGFGFLKVLKPLGETPKNLDLFFTSISATTVSSMSTVEMQNFSNPQLIIITILMFIGGEVFTSMVGLFFIRSRLKTELDKIASSHARLASINTFNIEQIHLEVEMVTNEVHNKSHESLHNKSHQSLHNMSHESLSTTNENLRYLSMKYLGYVVFAYFLIIHIIGVIGVSIYLAIIPSAKQILKNKGLKMFTFSVFTIVSTFASCGFVPTNENMVVFRKNSGLLLMLIPQVLLGNTLYPPCLRFCIWVLGKFYKKKECRYLLKHSEEVGYKHLLKGKHSICLVATVFGLIMVQVTLFCAMDWDSEGLKGLNFYQKMIGVLFQIVNSRHTGETVVDISNLSQAILVLFVLMMYLPPYTSFLPLKSDGKNSERSKRMKKIRGKVTENLIFSQLSYLVIFIILVCITERKKLKEDPLNFNVLNIVVEVVSAYGNVGFTMGYSCERQLHLEINCENKWIGFVGKWSDEGKIILILIMLFGRLKKFNMDGGKPWKLL from the exons atgcatatcttaaattcttttttgaaaaagttgcaACACCTTTGTAGCACATCACTTCAAAGAATTGCATGtcaaaccaaatcaatttttttcttagcaGCATGTTTTTGTCGCTTCATCCTCCTAAGAGCAAACCCATTATGGGTTCAAATTGTATATTTCACATCTCTTTCAACTTTGGGTTTTGGATTTCTCAAAGTTCTAAAACCTTTAGGTGAAACACctaaaaatttagatttgttCTTCACATCCATTTCAGCCACCACAGTTTCAAGCATGTCCACGGTTGAAATGCAAAATTTTTCTAACCCTCAATTAATCATCATTACCATCTTAATGTTCATAGGTGGTGAAGTTTTTACATCAATGGTAGGACTTTTTTTCATTAGGTCAAGGCTCAAAACTGAGCTAGATAAAATTGCTTCTTCTCATGCACGTCTTGCTTCTATAAACACTTTCAATATTGAACAAATTCATCTTGAAGTTGAAATGGTCACAAATGAGGTACACAATAAATCACATGAATCTTTGCACAATAAATCACATCAATCTTTGCACAATATGTCGCATGAATCTTTGAGtacaacaaatgaaaatttgagGTATTTGTCTATGAAATATTTGGGTTATGTAGTTTTTGCTTACTTTTTAATTATTCACATTATAGGTGTAATTGGGGTGTCTATTTACCTTGCAATTATTCCTAGTGCTAAACAAATACTTAAAAACAAGGGTCTAAAAATGTTCACATTTTCTGTTTTTACTATAGTTTCAACATTTGCAAGTTGTGGATTTGTTCCAACAAATGAAAACATGGTTGTTTTTAGAAAGAATTCAGGTCTTCTTCTTATGCTTATTCCACAAGTACTTCTTGGGAACACATTGTACCCTCCATGCTTGAGATTTTGTATATGGGTATTGGGAAAATTTTACAAGAAGAAAGAGTGTAGGTATCTTTTGAAACATTCTGAGGAAGTTGGTTACAAACACTTGCTTAAGGGAAAACACTCTATCTGTCTTGTGGCTACTGTTTTTGGGTTGATTATGGTTCAAGTTACACTATTTTGTGCAATGGATTGGGATTCAGAAGGTTTGAAGGGgttgaatttttatcaaaaaatgatTGGTGTATTGTTTCAAATTGTGAATTCAAGACATACGGGAGAAACTGTTGTGGATATCTCAAATCTATCACAAGCTATCTTGGTATTGTTTGTGCTCATGAT GTACCTTCCTCCTTACACCTCATTCCTCCCATTGAAAAGTGATGGGAAAAACTCAGAAAGAAGTAAGAGGATGAAAAAGATAAGGGGAAAAGTTACAGAGAATTTGATATTTTCTCAACTCTCCTATTTAGTCATATTCATCATTCTAGTGTGCATAACTGAGaggaaaaaattgaaggaagaTCCTCTCAATTTCAACGTTttgaatattgttgttgaagttgtaag TGCGTATGGAAACGTAGGATTTACTATGGGATACAGTTGTGAACGACAATTACATCTAGAGATAAATTGTGAAAACAAATGGATTGGATTTGTTGGGAAATGGAGTGATGAGGGTAAGATCATTCTCATACTTATTATGTTGTTTGGAAGGcttaaaaaattcaacatggATGGAGGCAAGCCATGGAAACTTCTCTGA